Proteins from one Telopea speciosissima isolate NSW1024214 ecotype Mountain lineage chromosome 1, Tspe_v1, whole genome shotgun sequence genomic window:
- the LOC122648949 gene encoding transmembrane protein 161B: MIPILVDYKNLILQAALCLTVTFFLTILRIPTRFLEGLYTYIHPENLGNDQNQSSVRAAIRRPQSTDSSSGSGLEGYKNLSSREHSEPKKRNRSKDKFEFDESNAQIFRLRLVDSHLESRLYFAGYRDTFVYSIVALSSILLHRFLPVSEGSGTLVNGALVPVLLGLVAVCKIFVLLGKVSFERSASKRSEKQISILLGFLGFLSVLSIVFGVAPSVFDFELDSVDGLGKFSIAVFVGCLTGFLFMPATKSARSFWLGTDQLRWNLSIISCGWIARMLLYINLLVIIFASLLWINPFAEMLVNKNSSDINGRHSSMRTRDSDKLAGNIGMAQSDFTKLRLWCLLVSGLSQIVALRPNLQMYLNEAVLSWYQRLHASKVPDLDFSRAKIFLHNYYLCLVVLQFFAPSMLVLLFLGLSQFEGDLFTKVPFVCGFFPCSVFVKEVALFMAWWVVFVWTLFTSASLVLYRRGFLYVS; this comes from the coding sequence ATGATACCTATCTTAGTTGATTACAAAAATCTGATTCTCCAAGCGGCGCTGTGTCTCACGGTTACATTCTTCCTCACCATACTTAGGATCCCAACCAGATTTCTCGAGGGTCTTTACACTTACATCCACCCAGAAAACCTCGGCAACGACCAGAATCAATCGAGTGTCAGAGCGGCAATTAGGAGGCCTCAGAGCACCGATTCATCATCTGGGTCTGGTCTTGAGGGTTACAAGAATCTCTCCTCCAGAGAACACTCAGAGCCCAAGAAGAGGAATCGTTCCAAAGACAAATTCGAATTTGACGAAAGCAATGCGCAGATCTTCAGATTACGTCTCGTCGATAGCCATCTCGAATCGCGGCTTTATTTTGCGGGGTATCGAGATACTTTCGTTTACTCGATAGTTGCTCTCTCAAGTATTCTGCTTCACCGTTTCTTGCCAGTCTCGGAGGGCTCCGGAACTCTCGTTAATGGAGCTCTAGTTCCTGTTCTTTTGGGCCTCGTTGCTGTTTGCAAGATATTCGTGTTGCTTGGCAAGGTATCGTTTGAGAGATCTGCGTCGAAAAGGTCGGAGAAGCAGATAAGCATCCTTCTGGGCTTTTTGGGGTTTCTCTCAGTGCTTTCGATTGTTTTTGGGGTTGCTCCTTCGGTGTTCGATTTTGAACTTGATTCAGTTGATGGCTTAGGGAAGTTCTCGATCGCTGTTTTTGTTGGATGTCTTACGGGGTTTTTGTTCATGCCAGCGACAAAGAGTGCGAGGTCATTTTGGCTTGGAACTGATCAGCTTCGTTGGAATTTGTCCATAATTTCTTGCGGTTGGATTGCTCGGATGCTTCTTTATATCAATTTATTGGTGATTATATTCGCATCATTGCTTTGGATTAATCCATTTGCAGAAATGCTTGTTAACAAGAACAGTTCTGATATCAATGGAAGGCATTCGAGTATGAGGACTAGAGATTCTGATAAGTTGGCTGGGAATATAGGGATGGCACAATCCGATTTTACAAAGTTGAGGCTTTGGTGTTTGTTGGTTTCAGGTTTGTCACAGATTGTGGCGCTGCGCCCGAACTTGCAAATGTATTTAAACGAGGCAGTGTTATCTTGGTATCAGAGATTGCATGCTAGTAAGGTTCCAGACTTGGACTTCAGTAGGGCAAAGATCTTCTTGCATAATTATTACCTCTGTTTAGTAGTTTTGCAGTTTTTTGCACCATCAATGCTGGTACTCCTTTTTCTTGGTTTGTCTCAATTTGAGGGTGATTTATTTACGAAGGTCCCATTTGTATGCGGCTTTTTCCCTTGTTCTGTGTTTGTAAAAGAAGTAGCTTTATTTATGGCTTGGTGGGTTGTCTTTGTTTGGACCCTTTTTACTTCGGCAAGCCTTGTTCTGTATCGTCGTGGTTTTTTATACGTTTCTTGA